The window AGACCGTTCCCGTGCCGGCGACGACCCGGCCGATGCACAGGTCGGCACCGAACCGGCGCAGTAGCCGTGCCCGCCGGTTCAGCCGCACGATCTCCACCTCGCGCTCGTAGGCCTCCTGCCCGTTCCCGCCGGGTGTCGCCAGCAGGACGGCGAGACGACGGTCGAGCTCGTCGCGCTCTGCGGCCAGGTGGGCCTCGATCCGGGCGAAGTGGCGGACATCGTCGTCGATCAGGGCGGGTTCGGCCTTGGCCGGATGCGCGTCGAGGGCGAACGGGGACGGGGAGACTCGAGTGATCGCGGTCATTCAGCGCAGCACCCGGTAGCGGATGTGGGTGGCGTGCGGAGTGTCGATGACTTTGACGATCTCGAGTTCGATCTCGCCGGGAAGCGCGTCGAAGAGACGATGCCCACCGCCGAGGAGCACCGGTATCTGGTGGATCTGGATCTCATCCAGCACGCCTGCCTCGAGCGCCTTCTGCGCCGTGTAGCCGCCCTGAACGTACACGTCGCGATCGCCGGCCGCGGCGACGGCCTGCTTCATCGCACTCGCGATGCCGTCGAGCACGTACGTCACGTTGGGGTAGCCCCAGCGCGCGGCAGGTCCGGGCGGCCGGTGGCTGGGGACGAAGATGGGTACCCCGTTGTGCACGTCGCCGCCCCAGTGGTCCATCAGTTCCGCGGTGCGGCGGCCGGTGACCACCGCGCCGATCTCATCCAGCTCTGCCGCCAGCGCTTTCGCCTCGCCGGTGAGCGCAGCCGGGTCTCCACCGGGCTCGTACCAGTCGTGAAGTCTGTTCCCATCGGCTCCGCCGAGGAAGTCGTCGGGCGTCGACACGTAGCCGTCGACCGAGACCGACATGTAGAGGACGGTGGACATCAGCTGCTCCTTCTCACTGTGTTCGGCGACACCCGGTAGGTGACGTGGATGACCGTGCTCGTCGCGCGCGCGGAGACCTGCTCCAGATCCAGCGGTGGCACGTCGTCGAACAGGCGCACCCCGGCGCCGAGGGTGAACGGGAC is drawn from Leifsonia shinshuensis and contains these coding sequences:
- a CDS encoding dihydrofolate reductase family protein, whose protein sequence is MSTVLYMSVSVDGYVSTPDDFLGGADGNRLHDWYEPGGDPAALTGEAKALAAELDEIGAVVTGRRTAELMDHWGGDVHNGVPIFVPSHRPPGPAARWGYPNVTYVLDGIASAMKQAVAAAGDRDVYVQGGYTAQKALEAGVLDEIQIHQIPVLLGGGHRLFDALPGEIELEIVKVIDTPHATHIRYRVLR